Proteins co-encoded in one Campylobacter concisus genomic window:
- a CDS encoding UDP-N-acetylmuramate--alanine ligase → MRFGLLSDIGEITPNIFAKLDRLSRAKIFIALYNSGVESELKIPLSYAKFLNFKEIFEARINFLLREKCLKFKPADRFCFSSNIIINAYLKGDFSKIKFIAKEPKMAAAKMIKMLYVSGKFEFCIDAAQMFCQFVYDKIRLRHQDKDVVLNGGVILVKKDGKNLLSVMPSFKKVSFDDMRNLNDDIDRAVGVLGHECEMVYIVFPRNEEFRRHVEVRHCCARGLIKLVPYTIISKIF, encoded by the coding sequence ATGAGATTCGGGCTTTTATCAGATATTGGCGAAATAACTCCAAATATTTTTGCAAAGCTTGATAGGCTTTCGCGTGCAAAAATTTTTATTGCACTTTATAATTCTGGCGTAGAAAGTGAGCTAAAAATACCACTTTCTTACGCTAAATTTCTAAATTTCAAAGAAATTTTTGAGGCTAGGATAAATTTCCTACTTCGTGAGAAATGTCTAAAATTTAAGCCAGCAGATCGCTTTTGTTTTTCATCAAATATCATCATAAATGCTTATTTAAAAGGCGACTTTTCAAAGATCAAATTTATAGCAAAAGAGCCAAAGATGGCAGCTGCAAAGATGATAAAAATGCTTTATGTAAGTGGGAAATTTGAGTTTTGTATCGATGCGGCACAGATGTTTTGTCAATTTGTTTATGATAAAATACGCCTCCGCCATCAAGATAAAGATGTCGTGCTAAATGGCGGTGTCATTTTGGTCAAAAAAGATGGTAAAAATTTGCTCAGCGTCATGCCAAGCTTTAAAAAAGTGAGCTTTGATGATATGAGAAATTTAAACGACGATATAGATAGAGCTGTCGGTGTGCTTGGTCACGAGTGCGAGATGGTTTATATCGTTTTCCCTAGAAATGAGGAATTTAGGCGACACGTTGAGGTTAGGCACTGTTGTGCGAGAGGTTTGATCAAGCTTGTGCCTTATACGATTATTAGTAAAATTTTTTAA
- a CDS encoding DUF2325 domain-containing protein, protein MSVLVIGADEITPIKAVLHDLGAEKIEHWDARNENRVNRKPIPQDTECVVMLTSFLNHNTMKTIKTQAKKRNIPIVCAKRSVSCVFCEYCKVFGLDKEFGCKE, encoded by the coding sequence ATGTCAGTTTTAGTTATCGGTGCAGATGAGATAACGCCTATCAAGGCAGTTTTACATGATTTGGGAGCCGAGAAGATAGAACACTGGGATGCTAGAAATGAAAACCGCGTAAATCGCAAGCCGATCCCTCAAGATACCGAGTGTGTGGTGATGCTAACTAGCTTTTTAAACCACAACACTATGAAAACAATTAAAACTCAAGCAAAAAAGAGAAATATTCCAATTGTTTGTGCAAAAAGAAGCGTTAGCTGCGTATTTTGCGAGTACTGCAAGGTCTTTGGGCTAGATAAGGAATTTGGATGCAAAGAATAA
- the nifJ gene encoding pyruvate:ferredoxin (flavodoxin) oxidoreductase, whose translation MAKIMKTMDGNEAAAHAAYAFTEVAGIYPITPSSPMADYTDMWAAQGKKNLFGMPVKVVEMQSEGGAAGTVHGSLQVGALTTTYTASQGLLLKIPNMYKIAGQLLPGVIHVSARSIAAQALSIFGDHQDIYACRQTGFAMLASGSVQEVMDIAGVAHLAAIKGRVPFLHFFDGFRTSHEIQKIEVLDYAHFDRLLDRKALQKFRDEALSPENPKTRGTAQNDDIYFQTRELANRYYDAVPDIVAEYLKEISKITGRDYRPFNYYGDPHATRIVVAMGSVTQTLEEVVDHLRAKGERVGVLKVHLYRPFSLKYLFDVMPETVEKIAVLDRTKEPGSLGEPLYLDVKAAFYGRKNQPVIVGGRYGLSSKDVDPAQMLAVFENLNLSEPKNGFTVGIEDDVTFTSLKVGDKISLSDESVKECLFYGLGADGTVGANKNSIKIIGDKTDLYAQAYFAYDSKKSGGYTRSHLRFGKNPIRSTYLVSNPHFVACSVAAYLEIYDVIDGIREGGTFLLNSIWDAEQTVAKLPNKVKKILAEKRVNFYIINATKLAREIGLKNRTNTIMQSAFFKLADIIPFADAQKYMKEYAHKAYAKKGEAIVEMNYKAIDMGADGLVKVEVDPSWANLTDDAANEEKYVGDEFIEKIVKPINAARGDSLPVSAFVGYEDGHFKSGTTQYEKRGIGVMVPKWIEGNCIQCNQCAFVCPHAVIRPFLIDENELAAAPQTVQDHVLDAKGKEVKGLKYKIQVSPLDCTGCELCAQICPSKEKSLVMVPLAEEMERHEQENADYLFKKVTYKDDLMSKDSVKGVGFAQPLFEFHGACPGCGETPYIGLVTRLFGDRMIVANATGCSSIYGGSAPSTPYTTNKEGKGVAWANSLFEDNAEFGMGMNVAVETLRHRIEDVMLRTKDAAPNALAALYSDWIAHKNDGEKTTQIAKILTPILEQNLSVEGVKEILELKRYLVKKSQWIIGGDGWAYDIGFGGLDHVLASGENVNVLVLDTEVYSNTGGQSSKSSRAGSIAQFTASGKPMQKKDLGYIAMTYGNIFVAQINSNASQANTIKAIAAAEAYDGPSLVIAYSPCIAHGIKGGMALSGGQGELATKCGYWPTYVYDPRLIKEGKNPLKMTSKDPDWSLYEEFLLNEVRYNSLKKTNPQHADELLAKNKADAQRRYRQLKRLSLADFSDEIESSAPESAEDASAGSVAE comes from the coding sequence ATGGCTAAAATAATGAAAACTATGGACGGAAACGAGGCTGCGGCGCACGCGGCTTACGCATTTACGGAGGTTGCGGGCATCTACCCGATCACCCCTAGCTCGCCGATGGCCGATTACACCGATATGTGGGCGGCTCAGGGCAAGAAAAATCTATTCGGTATGCCCGTTAAAGTCGTCGAAATGCAAAGCGAGGGCGGGGCTGCGGGCACCGTGCACGGCTCGCTGCAAGTAGGCGCACTGACTACCACATACACGGCTTCGCAAGGACTTTTGCTAAAAATCCCAAACATGTACAAAATCGCAGGCCAGCTGCTACCCGGCGTCATCCACGTGAGCGCGCGCTCTATCGCGGCCCAGGCGCTTTCAATCTTTGGCGATCATCAGGATATTTATGCCTGTCGCCAAACGGGATTTGCAATGCTAGCAAGCGGCTCCGTGCAAGAGGTCATGGATATCGCGGGCGTCGCGCATCTAGCGGCGATCAAGGGTCGCGTGCCGTTTTTGCACTTTTTTGACGGATTTCGCACGAGCCACGAGATACAAAAGATCGAGGTGCTTGACTACGCGCACTTTGATAGGCTTCTTGACCGTAAGGCGCTACAAAAATTTAGAGACGAGGCGCTAAGCCCCGAAAACCCGAAAACTCGCGGTACGGCGCAAAACGACGACATCTACTTCCAGACGCGCGAGCTAGCTAACCGCTACTATGACGCCGTGCCTGATATCGTGGCCGAGTATTTAAAAGAAATTTCAAAAATCACGGGACGCGATTATCGTCCGTTTAATTATTACGGCGATCCGCACGCTACGCGCATCGTGGTCGCGATGGGCTCTGTCACGCAAACTCTAGAAGAAGTGGTCGATCACCTACGCGCAAAGGGTGAAAGAGTAGGCGTGCTAAAAGTGCATCTATACCGTCCGTTTAGCCTAAAATACCTCTTTGACGTGATGCCTGAGACGGTAGAAAAGATCGCCGTGCTAGACCGCACGAAAGAGCCCGGAAGCCTCGGCGAGCCGCTATATCTGGACGTCAAGGCGGCATTTTACGGACGCAAAAATCAGCCCGTGATAGTAGGCGGCCGCTACGGTCTGAGCTCAAAAGACGTCGATCCTGCGCAAATGCTGGCGGTTTTTGAGAATTTAAATTTAAGCGAGCCTAAAAACGGCTTTACCGTGGGCATCGAGGACGATGTTACCTTCACCTCGCTAAAAGTCGGCGATAAAATTTCGCTAAGCGACGAGAGCGTGAAAGAGTGCCTATTTTACGGACTTGGCGCGGACGGTACTGTTGGAGCGAATAAAAACTCAATCAAAATCATCGGCGATAAAACCGATCTTTACGCGCAGGCGTATTTTGCCTACGACAGCAAAAAATCGGGCGGCTACACGCGCTCGCACCTGCGTTTCGGTAAAAACCCGATCCGATCGACCTACCTCGTCTCAAATCCCCACTTTGTAGCCTGCTCGGTCGCGGCGTATCTTGAAATTTACGACGTCATAGACGGTATCCGCGAGGGCGGAACGTTCCTGCTAAACTCGATCTGGGACGCCGAGCAGACGGTCGCTAAACTACCTAATAAAGTAAAGAAAATTTTAGCTGAGAAAAGAGTAAATTTCTACATCATCAACGCCACTAAGCTAGCTCGCGAGATCGGGCTAAAAAACCGCACGAATACCATCATGCAGTCGGCGTTTTTTAAACTTGCAGACATCATCCCATTTGCCGACGCGCAAAAATACATGAAAGAGTACGCACACAAAGCCTATGCCAAAAAGGGTGAAGCGATCGTGGAGATGAACTACAAGGCTATCGATATGGGCGCGGATGGGCTGGTCAAGGTCGAAGTAGATCCTAGCTGGGCAAATTTGACGGATGACGCCGCTAACGAGGAGAAATACGTCGGCGACGAATTTATAGAAAAAATCGTCAAGCCTATCAACGCCGCCAGGGGCGATAGCTTGCCCGTTTCGGCATTTGTGGGCTATGAGGACGGACACTTTAAATCAGGCACGACGCAATACGAAAAACGCGGTATCGGCGTAATGGTACCGAAGTGGATCGAGGGCAACTGCATCCAGTGTAATCAGTGCGCCTTCGTCTGCCCGCACGCGGTGATCCGCCCGTTTCTAATCGACGAAAACGAGCTCGCCGCCGCGCCGCAAACCGTGCAAGATCACGTCCTAGACGCCAAAGGCAAAGAGGTAAAAGGGCTAAAATACAAAATCCAAGTTAGCCCGCTTGACTGCACGGGCTGCGAGCTGTGCGCTCAAATTTGCCCGAGCAAGGAAAAATCGCTCGTCATGGTACCGCTAGCCGAGGAGATGGAGCGACACGAGCAGGAAAACGCCGATTATTTATTTAAAAAAGTAACCTACAAAGACGATCTGATGAGCAAAGATAGCGTCAAGGGCGTGGGATTTGCGCAGCCGCTATTTGAGTTTCACGGTGCGTGTCCCGGATGCGGCGAGACGCCTTATATCGGGCTTGTTACGAGACTTTTCGGCGACCGTATGATCGTGGCAAACGCCACCGGTTGTAGCTCGATCTACGGCGGTAGCGCGCCTTCGACGCCTTATACGACGAACAAAGAGGGCAAGGGCGTAGCGTGGGCGAATTCGCTATTTGAGGATAACGCGGAGTTTGGCATGGGTATGAACGTCGCGGTAGAGACGCTGCGCCACCGTATCGAAGACGTCATGCTACGCACCAAAGACGCCGCGCCAAATGCCCTAGCCGCGCTATACTCCGACTGGATCGCACACAAAAACGACGGCGAGAAAACGACGCAAATCGCTAAAATTTTAACACCGATTTTGGAGCAAAATTTAAGCGTAGAGGGCGTAAAAGAAATTTTAGAGTTAAAAAGATATCTCGTCAAGAAATCCCAGTGGATCATCGGCGGCGACGGCTGGGCCTACGACATCGGCTTTGGCGGGCTTGATCACGTGCTAGCTAGCGGCGAGAACGTAAACGTGCTCGTGCTTGACACCGAGGTCTACTCAAACACCGGCGGCCAAAGCTCAAAATCAAGCCGCGCAGGCTCCATAGCGCAGTTTACCGCTAGCGGCAAGCCGATGCAAAAAAAAGATCTAGGCTACATCGCGATGACCTACGGAAATATCTTCGTAGCTCAAATCAACTCAAACGCCAGCCAGGCAAACACGATAAAAGCCATCGCCGCAGCCGAAGCCTACGACGGACCTAGCCTCGTGATAGCGTATTCGCCGTGTATCGCGCACGGTATAAAAGGCGGCATGGCGCTCTCGGGCGGTCAAGGCGAGCTAGCGACCAAATGCGGCTACTGGCCGACCTACGTCTACGATCCGCGCCTAATCAAAGAGGGCAAAAATCCGCTCAAAATGACCTCAAAAGATCCTGATTGGTCGCTTTACGAGGAGTTTTTGCTAAACGAGGTTCGCTACAACTCGCTTAAGAAAACCAATCCGCAGCACGCGGACGAGCTGCTGGCTAAAAACAAGGCCGACGCACAAAGACGCTACCGTCAGCTAAAACGCCTAAGCTTGGCTGACTTTAGCGACGAGATCGAGTCTAGCGCGCCTGAAAGCGCCGAGGATGCCTCTGCCGGCAGCGTAGCCGAGTAA
- the fldA gene encoding flavodoxin FldA: MIGIVYGSSMGNTEDAAKLISEGLGLENELLNVADVDAAKLNSFDKLILGTSTWGSGDLQDDWDAFDFKALNLSGKTVAVFGMGDSESYSDEYCNGMAKLYDEVVKAGAKVVGEVSTDGYTFDGSDAVRNGKFVGLALDADNQSDKTEGRISAWIEQIKPHFA; this comes from the coding sequence ATGATAGGTATAGTTTATGGAAGCAGCATGGGAAATACCGAAGATGCAGCAAAACTTATAAGTGAGGGTCTAGGCCTTGAAAATGAGCTTTTAAACGTTGCTGATGTAGACGCAGCGAAACTAAATAGCTTTGATAAGCTCATCCTTGGTACATCAACCTGGGGTAGTGGCGATCTTCAAGATGACTGGGACGCGTTTGACTTTAAAGCATTAAATCTAAGCGGAAAAACAGTCGCTGTTTTTGGCATGGGTGATAGCGAGAGCTACTCTGATGAGTACTGTAACGGCATGGCAAAGCTTTATGATGAGGTCGTAAAAGCTGGCGCAAAGGTAGTTGGTGAGGTTAGCACCGATGGATATACATTTGATGGCTCTGATGCTGTAAGAAATGGAAAATTTGTAGGCCTAGCACTTGATGCTGATAACCAAAGTGACAAAACTGAGGGTAGAATTTCAGCTTGGATAGAGCAGATAAAACCTCACTTTGCTTAA
- a CDS encoding sugar transporter, translating into MISVHRVAYLKVIALAFCAFIFNTTEFVPVPLLSDIAKDFDMSTADTGLIITIYAWSVTILSLPLMLLTANLERKSLLLKVFIVFVVAHTLCAFAWNFKILIIARLMIAIAHAIFWAITASLAVRLAPINKSSQALGLLALGTSLAMILGLPLGRILGDALGWRVTFGLIGIFAVGVGVWLYKILPLLPSKNPGSLKSLPELARNGLLMVVFLLTAIIISAHFSTYSYIEPFAKDISGFDGKFITIFLLIFGVAGVVASLLFSKFYKLIPNAFSAISIMLILCCLLLLNFIAKNEVLMLVLAFIWGLGIAGVNMSFQIKVLNLASNATDAAMAIFSAIYNIGIGAGALIGHQTIVHLGEQNIGNVGSFFAASGLIIFLFAVSKVKRI; encoded by the coding sequence TTGATAAGCGTTCATAGGGTAGCCTATTTAAAGGTTATAGCTCTTGCTTTTTGTGCTTTTATATTTAATACTACTGAGTTTGTTCCAGTGCCACTTTTAAGTGATATTGCGAAAGATTTTGATATGAGCACGGCTGATACCGGTCTTATCATCACTATTTATGCGTGGAGCGTCACTATACTCTCTTTACCACTTATGCTTTTAACTGCAAATTTAGAGCGAAAATCTCTTCTTTTAAAGGTTTTTATCGTATTTGTTGTAGCTCATACGCTTTGTGCTTTTGCTTGGAATTTTAAAATTTTAATTATTGCTCGGTTGATGATAGCTATTGCCCATGCTATTTTTTGGGCTATCACTGCTTCACTTGCTGTTAGGCTAGCACCGATAAATAAAAGCTCGCAAGCTCTTGGATTGCTAGCTCTTGGTACATCGCTAGCGATGATACTTGGTCTGCCACTTGGAAGAATTTTAGGTGACGCACTTGGTTGGCGTGTGACCTTTGGACTGATCGGAATTTTTGCTGTTGGTGTTGGAGTTTGGCTATATAAAATTTTGCCACTTCTGCCAAGTAAAAACCCAGGCTCGCTTAAAAGCTTGCCAGAGCTTGCAAGAAATGGCCTTTTAATGGTCGTATTTTTACTAACTGCAATTATCATAAGCGCGCATTTTAGCACCTATAGTTACATTGAGCCATTTGCAAAAGATATCAGTGGCTTTGATGGAAAATTTATCACAATATTCTTGCTTATATTTGGCGTTGCTGGCGTAGTTGCAAGCCTGCTTTTCTCTAAATTTTATAAGCTCATTCCAAATGCATTTTCAGCAATTTCTATCATGCTTATTTTATGTTGCTTGCTTTTATTAAATTTTATTGCTAAAAATGAAGTTTTAATGCTAGTCTTGGCCTTTATTTGGGGGCTTGGCATAGCTGGTGTAAATATGAGTTTTCAAATAAAAGTGCTAAATTTAGCCTCAAACGCTACTGATGCTGCAATGGCGATATTTTCGGCTATTTATAACATAGGCATCGGAGCAGGGGCGCTAATAGGGCATCAGACGATAGTTCATTTAGGCGAGCAAAATATCGGCAATGTCGGTAGTTTTTTTGCCGCAAGCGGACTTATCATATTTTTGTTTGCGGTATCTAAGGTTAAGAGAATTTAG
- a CDS encoding toxin-antitoxin system YwqK family antitoxin yields MGESEYKNDVRDGRYRRYYFDEGGALKQEGVFKADKREGIFTDYYVSGEVSARSPYAGGLRNGEDFDYYKSGKIRGVRTYKNDKREGAETWYYESGAVEETGEYKNDRKNGVWKRFYENGKTRVVENYKDGEKDGVAREYYPSGKLRGEYEYKDGRQTGAGLDYYESGAPAAKVMFKNGRYHGLYEEYHENGKLKARVMFEDGLEVGEARHYYANGKLEALGEFERGRLIRAKKYDESGKLISDESDKNGLPRE; encoded by the coding sequence ATGGGCGAGAGCGAATACAAAAATGACGTCCGCGACGGGCGTTATCGCCGCTACTATTTTGACGAGGGCGGCGCGTTAAAGCAGGAGGGCGTTTTCAAGGCGGACAAGCGAGAGGGCATTTTTACGGACTATTACGTTAGCGGCGAGGTTAGCGCGCGCAGCCCGTACGCGGGCGGACTGCGAAACGGCGAGGACTTTGACTACTACAAAAGCGGTAAAATTCGAGGCGTGCGAACCTACAAAAATGACAAGCGAGAAGGCGCGGAGACGTGGTACTACGAAAGCGGTGCCGTGGAGGAGACGGGCGAGTATAAAAACGACCGCAAAAACGGCGTTTGGAAGCGATTTTACGAAAACGGCAAAACGCGCGTGGTAGAAAATTACAAAGACGGCGAGAAGGACGGCGTCGCGCGCGAATATTACCCGAGCGGTAAGCTACGAGGCGAATACGAGTACAAAGACGGTCGCCAAACGGGCGCGGGACTGGACTACTATGAGAGCGGGGCGCCGGCGGCAAAAGTGATGTTTAAAAACGGGCGCTATCACGGGCTGTACGAGGAGTATCACGAAAACGGCAAGCTAAAAGCTAGAGTGATGTTTGAGGACGGGCTGGAGGTCGGCGAGGCGCGCCACTACTACGCAAACGGAAAGCTCGAAGCCCTGGGTGAGTTTGAGCGCGGTAGGCTCATCCGCGCCAAAAAATACGACGAATCGGGTAAGCTAATCAGCGACGAGTCTGATAAAAACGGACTTCCGAGGGAGTAA
- a CDS encoding amino acid ABC transporter ATP-binding protein, which yields MAINFKNISKSYGDHLVLDNINTSFKEGQTTVIVGSSGCGKSTLLRCINLLEIPQSGVLEIDDRAVNFKEKLSSKKLLEIRKKTGMVFQSFNLFPHLTALQNVTEAPIYVQKKDKNEAIKEAKELLAKVGLSHKEDTYPNRLSGGQAQRVAIARALAVNPYFLLLDEPTSALDPELEAEVLKVILSLAKEKKSMIIVTHNMNFARKIADRILFLDKGVIAFDGLVDEFFNSQNERIKSFISAMDI from the coding sequence ATGGCTATAAATTTTAAAAATATAAGCAAATCTTACGGCGATCATTTGGTGCTAGATAACATAAACACAAGCTTCAAAGAGGGGCAAACGACCGTGATCGTTGGCTCATCTGGTTGTGGCAAATCAACGCTTCTTAGATGCATAAATTTACTTGAGATCCCACAAAGTGGTGTTTTAGAGATAGATGACAGAGCTGTAAATTTTAAAGAGAAGCTTAGCTCAAAAAAGCTTTTAGAAATTCGTAAAAAAACAGGCATGGTTTTTCAAAGCTTTAACCTCTTCCCACACCTAACAGCACTTCAAAATGTCACAGAAGCTCCGATCTACGTTCAAAAAAAAGATAAAAACGAAGCGATAAAAGAGGCAAAAGAGCTCTTAGCTAAAGTGGGGCTTAGTCACAAAGAAGATACCTATCCAAACAGGCTCTCAGGCGGACAAGCACAGCGCGTGGCCATCGCTAGAGCCCTGGCTGTAAATCCATACTTTCTACTACTCGACGAGCCTACAAGCGCGCTTGATCCAGAGCTTGAGGCTGAAGTTTTAAAGGTCATCTTATCTCTTGCAAAAGAGAAAAAGTCTATGATCATTGTCACTCATAATATGAATTTTGCTAGAAAGATAGCTGATAGAATTTTGTTTTTAGATAAAGGCGTGATCGCATTTGATGGCTTGGTAGATGAGTTTTTTAACAGCCAGAATGAAAGAATAAAAAGCTTCATCTCGGCTATGGATATATGA
- a CDS encoding amino acid ABC transporter permease — MENLDRVIELVSSSTLPMIIALLKVTIPLTLISFSLGLVIAIITAVARLSNIKILKFIFATYVWIFRGTPLLVQLFIVFYGLPSLGVTLDTWSAATIAFSLNVGAYASESVRAAILSVPKGQWEAATSLGMTHYQILKRIIAPQAVRISLPPLSNTFIGLVKDTSLAASITMVDMFMVAQRIAARTFEPLILYILAALIYLVVCTLLTYLQSRLEKAVSRYV; from the coding sequence ATGGAAAATTTAGATAGAGTGATCGAACTTGTTTCAAGCTCGACACTACCGATGATCATCGCACTTTTAAAAGTAACGATTCCGCTTACATTGATCTCGTTTTCGCTAGGGCTTGTCATCGCCATTATCACAGCAGTAGCAAGGCTTTCAAATATAAAAATTTTAAAATTTATATTTGCCACCTATGTTTGGATATTTCGCGGCACGCCGCTTCTTGTGCAGCTTTTCATTGTATTTTACGGACTTCCTAGCCTCGGCGTCACGCTTGATACTTGGAGTGCGGCCACTATCGCATTTAGCCTAAACGTAGGTGCTTACGCCTCTGAGTCCGTAAGGGCTGCCATACTTTCTGTGCCAAAAGGCCAGTGGGAGGCTGCCACATCGCTTGGCATGACACACTATCAAATTTTAAAGCGCATCATCGCACCTCAAGCAGTGAGGATCTCGTTGCCGCCACTTTCAAACACATTTATAGGCCTTGTTAAAGACACTTCACTAGCAGCTTCTATAACGATGGTTGATATGTTTATGGTCGCTCAAAGGATCGCAGCAAGGACCTTTGAGCCACTCATCCTCTACATCCTAGCAGCACTTATCTACCTGGTGGTTTGCACACTTTTAACCTATCTTCAATCAAGGCTTGAAAAAGCTGTCTCAAGGTATGTCTAA
- a CDS encoding DNA-deoxyinosine glycosylase: protein MNQISPFKPIFDKNSKILILGSFPSVVSRKSGFYYANPQNRFWRVLAGILNAPLPESTDEKINFLLAHHIAIYDAAISCEIKGSSNAKMTAVAPANLEPIFKTANITQVYANGGKAHEICEKYLKTQILNATGKPPVKLPSTSSANANFSLERLAQEWMVVVEALKNG from the coding sequence ATGAACCAAATTAGTCCATTTAAACCGATTTTTGATAAAAACTCTAAAATTTTAATCCTCGGCTCCTTCCCTTCCGTAGTTTCTCGTAAATCTGGCTTTTATTACGCAAATCCGCAAAATCGTTTTTGGCGGGTGCTGGCTGGGATTTTAAATGCTCCGTTACCAGAAAGCACAGACGAAAAGATAAATTTTCTACTTGCTCACCACATCGCTATCTACGACGCTGCGATCTCGTGCGAAATAAAGGGCTCGAGCAACGCTAAAATGACCGCCGTCGCGCCTGCAAATTTAGAGCCGATCTTTAAAACCGCAAATATCACGCAAGTCTACGCAAACGGCGGCAAAGCGCACGAAATCTGCGAAAAATATCTAAAAACTCAAATTTTAAATGCAACTGGCAAACCGCCCGTCAAGCTACCCTCGACTAGCTCGGCAAACGCAAATTTTAGCCTTGAAAGGCTCGCGCAAGAGTGGATGGTCGTCGTCGAAGCGTTAAAAAACGGTTAA
- a CDS encoding LemA family protein, translating to MLITIIVVVIALAAYIIKIYNKLQLMMQNIRESFANIQATLKKRLDLSNQIIDIAKDYASSEQMIQLGVSGNGVAKVAALAQAFPELKANETYQMLMSQLEKIESELLNKRESYNAEVKSYNSYKNAFPQVLIASKLSFESVAYFDINDEDFSENLKIFKKDDSARIQEILSDSNKKITDIAMNAKKMINDKISNNPNQKE from the coding sequence ATGCTTATTACTATAATTGTTGTTGTTATTGCCCTAGCGGCTTATATTATTAAAATATACAATAAACTACAATTAATGATGCAAAACATCAGAGAGAGCTTCGCAAATATCCAAGCTACGCTCAAAAAACGTTTAGATCTATCAAATCAAATAATAGATATAGCCAAAGATTATGCAAGTAGCGAACAAATGATTCAACTTGGCGTTTCTGGAAATGGAGTCGCAAAAGTAGCTGCTTTGGCTCAAGCCTTTCCGGAACTAAAGGCTAACGAAACATATCAAATGCTAATGTCGCAGTTAGAAAAAATCGAGAGCGAACTCCTAAATAAACGTGAAAGCTACAATGCTGAGGTAAAAAGCTATAATTCTTATAAAAATGCGTTCCCGCAAGTCCTAATAGCCTCAAAACTATCTTTTGAATCAGTCGCTTATTTTGACATTAATGATGAGGACTTTAGTGAAAATTTAAAAATATTTAAAAAAGATGATTCGGCTAGAATACAAGAAATTTTAAGTGACTCTAATAAGAAAATCACCGATATTGCAATGAATGCAAAAAAGATGATTAACGATAAAATTTCAAATAATCCAAACCAAAAAGAGTAA
- a CDS encoding Sua5 YciO YrdC YwlC family protein, translated as MIFLAQTDTTAGFLSKDYKEINKAKMRDENKPCLITTAKFSVLNELVRVPKKYKNFIRRSRKTTFLYPNLKAIRVVKECEHEKFLAKFDWLYSSSANKNGQNFNEAWAMSVADEIVDDHFFEDTPSKIYKISRKKIKRLR; from the coding sequence ATGATATTTCTAGCACAAACTGATACGACAGCTGGCTTTTTAAGTAAAGATTATAAAGAGATAAATAAGGCCAAAATGCGTGATGAGAATAAACCTTGTCTTATCACGACGGCAAAATTTAGCGTTTTAAATGAGCTTGTTAGAGTGCCAAAAAAGTATAAAAATTTTATACGCCGTTCAAGAAAAACTACATTTTTGTATCCAAATTTAAAGGCTATTAGAGTCGTAAAAGAGTGCGAGCACGAAAAATTTTTAGCTAAATTTGACTGGCTTTATTCAAGTAGTGCGAACAAAAATGGACAAAATTTTAATGAAGCTTGGGCTATGAGCGTGGCTGATGAAATAGTAGATGATCATTTTTTCGAAGATACTCCATCAAAAATTTATAAAATTTCTCGAAAAAAGATAAAGCGTTTAAGATAA
- a CDS encoding NAD(P)H-dependent oxidoreductase, with amino-acid sequence MKTLVILSHPNLAASRVNKALSQVAKAAADAKVRHLEGLYGLDIARIDARAEQDALAAAERIVFLYPMHWLNVPPMLKAYIDIVFSHELVGSGALKGKVLQLALSVSTPLSEYSKQGAIGFSLDEILTPLKIAANYCGMEFAVPFISSGFEPGEFGDDAVDAAAARFGKLLRGELSPGEYQI; translated from the coding sequence ATGAAAACTCTTGTGATTTTATCGCACCCAAATCTCGCCGCATCGCGCGTAAACAAAGCCTTATCTCAGGTAGCAAAGGCCGCAGCGGACGCTAAGGTGCGGCATTTGGAGGGGCTTTACGGCTTAGATATCGCGCGCATAGACGCCCGCGCAGAGCAAGACGCGTTAGCGGCTGCCGAGCGCATCGTATTTTTGTACCCGATGCACTGGCTAAACGTGCCGCCTATGCTAAAAGCCTATATCGACATCGTCTTTTCGCACGAGCTGGTGGGTTCCGGCGCGCTTAAAGGCAAGGTCTTGCAGCTTGCGCTAAGCGTCAGTACTCCGCTTAGCGAATACTCTAAACAGGGCGCGATCGGCTTTAGCTTGGATGAAATTTTAACGCCGCTTAAGATCGCGGCAAACTACTGCGGGATGGAGTTTGCCGTGCCGTTTATTAGTAGCGGATTTGAGCCGGGCGAGTTTGGCGACGATGCCGTAGATGCCGCAGCTGCGCGCTTTGGCAAGCTTTTACGAGGAGAGCTAAGCCCAGGCGAATATCAAATTTAG